ACAGGTCTTCTGGTGGCCAACCAGCAGGCTGGGTCAGGAAACAGCCAACAACCATAATCACAGGGGTAGGGGtgaggttggggtgggggtggtgggaggaagggagggagatgGTGTGGTCCTTATTCCTACTGGATACCCAGTGTACCTGAGATGACTTTGTCGCCTCCATGCAGAGCCAGAGAGTGCTTCCTGAGGTGCCATCTATGACATCAACCAGAGTGCCCTGGTTATCTACTTTCTCAAGCTGTTACTGTCTGAGGTAGTGTGGACAACACTGACTGAACTGCAGTCAGCGACCTGTGACGTTGCTGGACACTGAATCTGTGCCTCCACTGCTGCAACGTGCACCACTTCTGGCCCCAATTGCTCCTGGAAGCCATGGAGGAAGACAACAGTGTATTTTTGGAACAATAAATATTTGCTTGCTAATGATGTTTTATTAGGGCCTCTGGATGCCAAACAAATCATCTCTCACCAATCCATTGCTTGCCCATGGCCAATGGACGATGGTCCAGCTAGATCCTGACATCTATGATAGATCTTAATATCGATGACCCAATGCCATCATCTTACGTAGCATCTGGTCCCTCATGCACTGCAATACTCGAGGTGTATATTCAGATTATTCCTGCAGATGTCCCCAACAGAAATCTTACGTGTTGTTGTTGCGAAAAAATTTTCCGTTTGAGTCCACCTACTCTTTCAGGTATTTCCTCTTGGTTTTCCTTATATTTTTCATCACTTGTTTCCTGAAAGTGTTGTTTATTTTTGGTGTTTCTTTGTGTTCTTCCAGCATTTCTTCAAATTTTGATTCCCATCAGGGGTACCTATAGTTCTCTCTCTGTGGTATTAAATTTTGGTCATTCATGTTCCATGGTTTTCTCTAGTTTATTTTCTTCAATAAAAATATGAGTTTGATTCGCGTCAAACAGTGGTCTGAGCCAATGTTTGTGTCTCCACAGACTAAAACGTCGGGGATTTCttcttggttggttcaaatggctctgagcactatgggactcaactgctgaggtcattagtcccctagaacttagaactagttaaacctaactaacctaaggacatcacaaacatccatgcccgaggcaggattcgaacctgcgaccgtagcggtcttgcggttccagactgcagcgcctttaaccgcacggccacttcggccggctgatttcTTCTTGTATGGGCTAGAAAATGGCTATGTGATTGATCCAATATTCACCAATGTCTTGCTTCTCTACATCTTTTTGTTTTCACGGAACTTTTTTCAGAGATGTTGACATGATTTTTAAGTTATTTTGCCGAGTcttgtgccatttctgttcacaaatctgaaggctggatATTGGCTTATGGTTTTCTGTTCCTCTCTTTCTTTGTTGATTTGCACATTTAAATCACCCAACATAATCTTTGGTCTCCTTTAGGAATTTAAGCTGTAACTTTCTGGAGTTTGAGCCACAATTTTCATCATTTCTTGGGTCTTTTCTGTCATCTATATTAGTGGACGCACAGACATTATCAATGCCTACTTTTTGTTGGAGCATGGTCATGACATGGTTGATGGTGGCAAAGACTTCTCTGagcttatatacatttgtgtatTACAAATGCCATGGCCAGAGAGCTATCAGTGaccctttttttttgtttactccTGAAGATCTGGTAATTACCATAGTTTGTATGTCTTCCTCAATGAATGTTTTTTGAGTATGAGAATTTGTCGCCAATCTAACTCTGACAGTAGAGTGTGTAATTTCACAGGTTGAATTAGTGTGCTGACATTGAAAGTGCAAATTTTTCTCCTTGCCTCCATGTCAAGGTAGAGGTCACACATAATTAACTGCCTCACGCTAGGTTGTACAATAATATTATATAATATTGTGCATAGCCTGCGGATCATCTCTCAACAAACCAGGCGATATATCAAAACCTTTTATCATCCATAACAAATTTTTCTTAGTCTTTTTAGTTTTAACTTCTGAGGAGAGCAAAGTCAGGCCAGGTATTTCCTGCTATAAAGAATTTTACATTAGTGACATGAGAGATAAAGCTCTGATTAATTCCCACCTAAATCCAATTGCCTTATGCAGAATAGGAATCTGAAACCCCCAAATATTAGGATAATGAGACCTGTCGGTGTCTAAAAGCTTTTGGCAAGACACATTTATAGAATTCTGGACAAACTGTTTgtttacaaaagagactgcttacaaataatatttttacaacCTTGACTAGAATACCCACTTCTACTGCATAGAATTGGTAGCTTGTGAGACAAACATGTCAGCCACAGCATATACAGATGAAGGTAACATAAATGTTTGTCTTGTGCGAGAGTGTAACAATAATGCTCAAAAACCTCAATTGGAATATATTGAGAAAAACAACtaataacacacaaaaaattacTTTGAAAATTTAGAGCACCAGTTTTCATGGCAAAATCTGTAAATAATCTTCAGGCCCCTTTTCATCACTTCCATAAagatgtgaagtgtgaagttaaaaTCAGATTAATTATAAATAACACAGAGTCATAAATAATAGTTGTTTCCACATTCCATCTGTGGGTGGAAGATGAAGAATACCTGCAGTCAAATACTTTAAAATAATTTATCAAGTCTAAATGTAAAAGGTGGTTAAGTGGTGCTACTTAACTTGAAAAGCATGCTACACAGAAACAGCAACTACTAGCTGAGATGAGGCAGTGATTATCACTATGGACTGGTGTTGAGGAATAGCAGAGTTTGAATGCTCCATCAAGCATGCAGGAACCATTCTAGTTTAACTGGTTGATAAGAAACCACTTTTCATTTCTTCATAAAGGTTAGGCCTACAACTGCAATCTTCATTTGTAAATGTCAGCATACCTGCAAAGCTTGAGAAAACTGTTGCTGCTTTCTATTCTTAGATGACTGAGAATCATCCACATCAATTATTATCTTGTTACGATCAAATTTTGgtggtggctgctgctgctgctgcagcagctgcaGTTGTTGCTGTGATGGTGGCTGTTGTTGCTTCTCAGCGATCCAGCGTCGTATCCGTCTACAGATACGTGCAGCAGAGGATAATCATAACTTGTATATAAGACTTtaccacacagaacagttacttttataaaattgaaagaaaataattcaaacacATCAAAGGAAATGAGAAAAAGGGTAAactaagattagggtttaacatcccactGTCACTGAAGCACGGACATCTGCAAGGGGGGAGAAAGGAAGCatttgtcccccccctccccctccccttccaatTTGGAGTAAAGAGTTTTATTACTTACAGGTTATCATACACATCTAAAAGTCAATGGAAGCACTCAGCTTCCTGAGATATAATAAGTTTTTTTGTTTCccctataaaatttagttcttgtggcataacacatatcaaaactgaccaactcatttatatAAAGAATTGCAATTTTAaagtctgacccccccccccccccctgcccgaaaacatttttgtaaatgcccATGCGTTCAAGACATAGCACATTTTTGAATGGATGAGGACTGGGAAGTAAATGGTCATGTTATTCCAGGCATTAACTTTACATaatctaagaaagacaaaaaacGTCAGAATGGCGGATTTCAACATCACTAATTCCAAACAAAAGTCACGGACAGCCCTCACCACTcaaaaaatttcagtttgaagTAGTTCAGTATCTTAGCCAATGCAACAACGTGCACTCAATAGATAGATAAAATGACTGCATAGTAAGATGATACAAGAAGTAAAGCAGCTCAAAAAGCCACCAGTTGTTTTAAAGAGCTCACCGTTAAATCAATTATAGCCTCTGCTCCATTTTGTGACACAGAACTAACAGATGATTGAGACATTATTATCATTTCCTTCCATCCAATATCATTGTCATTAGTTTTCTTTAACTGATGGAAAGGCGAAGAGTAAATAAGTTATATtacggaaagaaagaaaaaggcaaGAAGAAAAACTGCATTTCAGAACAAACAAATTCATTAAAAATACTCATCCACATGCTGATGTACAAAAAGCTGTAGTTGCAACAATTACTTAGAATTTACATTGCCCACAATGCGAAGTAGATACCCCAAACCAATGTGATGCCATGGGGTGTTCATACTGCCCATGATGCAGTGCCATCTGAACAGTGGGGAGTAGTAACTGTCGACCAGTCTTGATAAGATGTTATTTTCCTTAACCCAGAAAATTCACTTTTAGTAGAAAACAGTGGTCTCAAAGTGCAAGACAGTCATGAATGGCTGGGTAAAATCAACGAGAGGCAGATGACTGTAGGAGAATTCCGCTGGTGAACAGTGACTGGAGAAAAGATAAAGATAAACTCTGGAATAacttcagaatgagtaaagagacaTTTCTTATATGGTATTGTCCGTTTTAAGTTTACTACAGAAGTAAAATGCAAATTTCAGAATGGCTGTTACAATCTGTTACATATTCATCACAGTTTACAATTTAGAACATAGCTGACAGGGGGCTGTAATAATGTTCATGACAGTTCACTGAAGCTATTGAAGTGTTTGGAAGCTTGGAAGTTTGAAATGATAGTTTCAGCTTGAAGATTTTCAGATCCAtaacaagaaaagaaagaatgtGCAATGGAAGCGGTTGAAGACTGTTGCAATTCTTCTGACAGAATTTGCTTCATTTTAATTATAGCCCTTAACTCagcttcagaaacaatttctgcaTGATAAGGAGCAAACTTAGTACAAAATGATAATTGTCATCTTGCGTCTCTGATTTTAACGCCTGATTCTCAATAAGCTTCAGCTTTTGTTTTTCTATGTTCAGTAACTCTGAATTTGCACTTTTCTGTCTGATGGCTGTCTGGGTATGGGGCAGCAAGGGAGGAGGCACTGAAATGCTAGTCTCTAAACTTTCTGAGAATCTTGAAGAGCTGGCTCCTAATGAATACAGGTTGTCCTCATcatctgaaacacactgtatatctgGAGTAACAGTCCTTCACTGCTGCACTCTGATGGTATCTGTGAGGAATATTACTTTTCATATGCTGTGGAGTCATATCTATCAAAACTAACAGTGCTTTGTACAACAAATAGTATTTCTACTTAGTTTTCACCACTCGCCTGGGAATACAGTCacgaataaatgcataaataattaAGTAGGCTTTATACTGAAGACAATATTATTGTACATTAATTGTAAATCCTGCAATGATCCTTCACCTCATTAAATTCTGTTCATTTCACTCTGTCCAGATATTTGTCAGTCGGTATGTCTTTCCCCGCGCTGTCACAGTCATTTTGAATGCGTCTAACTACAGTCAGTCAGTATGTGCATGAAACATGTGCTACAATTTGGAAAATTTTGGGCTCTGTACATCTGCCTCCTCCTactacagcgttgttgttgttgctgttgctgttcttgtcttcagtccagagactggtttgatgcagttctccatgctactctatcctgtgcaagcttcttcatctctaagtatctactgcaacttatatccttctgaatctgcatagtgtattcatctcttggtctccctctgtgatctttaccctccacgctgtcctccaatgctaaattggttatcctttgatgcctcagaacatgtcctatcaatcgatccctccttctagtcaagttgtgccaaaaatttctcttctccccaattctattcagtacctcttcattagttatgtgatctacccatctaatcttcagcattcttctgtagcaccacattttgaaagcttctattctgttcttgtctatactatttatcctCCATGGTTCACTTACAtataggctacactccatacaaaaactttcagtaaagacttcctgacacttaaatctacactcgatgttaacaaacttctcttcttcagaaacacttcccttgcgttgccagtctacatttcatatcctctctcctcaaatagcaaaactcgtctactattttaagtgtctcatttcctaatctaattcccacagcatcacctgatttaattcgactatattccattatcctcgttttgcttttgttgatgttcatcttatgtcctcctttcaagacactgtccattccattcaactgctcttccaggtcctttgctgtctctgacagaattacaatgtcatcggcaaatatcaaaagtttttatttcttctccatggattttaatacctactccaaatttttcttttgtttccactactgcttgcttaatatacagattaaataacattggcgataggctacaaccctgtctcactcccttcccaaccactgctactcatataactgccatctggtttctgtacaaattgtaaatagcctttcgctttgtgtatttcacccctgccaccttcagaatttgaaagaaagtattccactcaacactgtcaaaagctttctctaggtctacaaatactagaaatgtaggtttgcctttccttaatctatcttctaaaataagccgtaaggtcagtatcgcctcgcgtgttccaacatttctatggaatccaaacagatttccccgaggtcagcttctacctggTTTTCCATCCATCTgcaaggaatttgtgttagtattttgcagccgtgacttaaaaagctgatagtttggtaattatcacacctgtcaatatttgttttctttggaattggaattattatattcttcttgaagtctgaatttattttgcctgtctcatacatctcgctcaccagattgaagagttttgtcatggctagatatcccaatgctatcagtagctctaaaggAACGCTGTCTTCTCCCAGGTCCTAGTTTCgaattagatctttcagtgctctgtcgaactcttcacgcaatatcgtatctcccatttcaccttcatctacgtcctctttcatttccataatattgccctccaatacatcgcccttgtataaaccctccatatattccttccacctttctgctttcccttctttgcttagaactggtttcccacctcagctcttgatattcatacaggtagttctcttttctccaaaggtctctctaattttcctgtaggcagtatctaccttaagcCTAGTgttatatacctctacatccttacacttgtcctctagctatccacccttagtcattttgcactgtctgttgatcttatttttgagacgtttgtactcctttttgcctgtttcatttactgcatttttatattttctcctttcatcagttaaattcaatatcccttctgttacccacagatttctactagcccttgtctttttatctacttgatcctctgctgcctttacaattTCATCTCTGAAAattacccattctgcttctactgtatttctttccctcatatttgtcaactgttccctaatgctctctctgaaactctctacaacctctggttctttctgtttgcctaggtcccatctccttaaattcccacctttttgcagtttcttcagtttttatctacagctTATAACCAACAGACTGcgatcagattccacatctgcccctggaaatgtcttacaacttaaaacctggttcctaaatctttgtcttaccattatgtaatgtaactgaaaccttccagtgtctccatgccTCTTACATGTATACAAGCTTCatttgtgattcttaaaccaagtattaactatgattaagttaagctctgtgcgaaattctacctgacggcttccgctttcattccttacccaatttccatattcacctactatgtttccttctcttccttttcctactatcgaattccagtccaccattactattaaatttacgtctcccttcagtatctgactaatttcttttatctcaccatacatttcttcgatctcttcgtcatctgtggagctagttggcatataaacttttactactgtgataggcgtgggtttcatgtctatcttggctacaataatgtgttcactatgctgtttgtagtagctttaccTGTGTccatatttttttaattcattattaaacctactcctgcattgctcctgtttgattttgtattacaATCCTttcttcacctgaccagaagtcttgtttctcctgcaagcaaacttcactaattcccactatatctaacattaacctatccacttccctttataaattttctaccctacctgcccaattaaggggcCTGACTTTCCACACTCCAAActgtagaaggccagttttctttctcatttcaatgacatcctcctgtgtagtccccacccggagatccaaatgggggattattttacctccggaatattttacccaagatgatgccatcatcatttaaccatgcagtaaagctgcatgccctcgggaaaaattacggctatagttacGCCTTgttttcaaccgttcacagtaccatcACACCAATgatgttttggttaatgttacaaggctatatcagtcaattatccagactgttgaccctgcaactactgacaaggctgctgcacctcttcagaaaccacacgtttgtctggccactcaacagatactcctccgttgtggtcgcacctgcgagtcagctatctgtattgctgaggcacgcaagcctccccaccaatggcaaagtccatggttcatgattttttttttttttttttgtggggggggggggggggggggagggggtactatactataccacctactacaccaACAGCTGCACAACACATGTACGCCAATTTGAATTTTCCATAATTGTGTGGGGGCTATTGATGGTAAGCATGATGTTAGCGTCCAGTGCTCTCCTCATTATGGGACAATATAATACAACCATGCATTACTTTTTGCTTATTTTACTAGCTGTAAACTGCAGATTAATGGTTACCAACAACGATTATGGCAAGCAATTAGATGGTGGGACACTTAGGGCATGTCATTTGTACAATAATAATTTGAATGTTCCACAAAACTTGGCCCCACCGAAAGATCTATCAGTACTTCACTGAAAGTCCTATTAATGTTGATTTAAGACAAAAGCTCACCACTCTTGGAAAATTTGATGCAGGCATTTCCTGAATTTTcactgagtgaggaagaaaaactaTTTAACAAGAGGTTATCAAGGGCCAGTACAGAGCTAGAAAGCATGTTCAGAATTATGGCCAGCAAGTGATCTTTACTCTGAAAGGGAAACAAGAACTTCTAAAGACCATGCGACATTATTATTCAATGATTCTGCTTCCTGCACAACAAAGTAATCGATAAACATGGAACTAATGTCTCCCTTCAATTCTGTGTTGAGCAGGACGTAAATAAAAACAATGCTTCTGGCAGAATGTTCCAGAAAGACAGAGCAAACAGTATTGCTTCAAAAAGAACGAGAAGTGTCATAGAGGTATTGAAAAACTATCTCAACGGTAATACATAAGTGTACACAACTCAAATGTGATAAAATATCAAACTTTTCATGTTACTTATTTGTGATGTTTTTATAgacattttttacttttttgtacttacTGTCCATTCCACAATATTCAGCTACTTCATTCCAAGCTTGATGTTGTAGTGTTTGTATTTATAATCCCAGAACATGGAGCATTAACAAACATTATTAATGACCATTCCCAGATCCACTGGAAGAAACCACTCCAAATAATCGCACGTAACACAAACTTGCTTGCGATTACTTCAGCGTCATTACATGGCACCACTCAGGTCAGCCTGTAGACTAAACGAACAGTGTGATGCTCCATTGTTAAACCTAGTGCCCCTCCCCCTTACTGTAACATGATTTCAGCGTATCATTGCTCGGCTTGGTATTGCATTGTGTGCAGTATAAATTCAGCCTTAAGCTCTTAGGATGGAGAAATGAGAATTTCTCCAGTATTACATATGACTAACTTTCGAGGACATGAAAATGTGCACATATCTTTGAACAAGCAGAATTTAATCTCTTTGCTACCAACACAATTACTGTGTGGAAGTTTTAACACCTTGCAAATTATTATTGATAAGCCAAGTGAAATTCTGTCTCCTCCCAGTCTACTGCCTATCATGTGCAGTATTGTGAAATGACTAGCAATTCACAAGTATAAAGGGAGATGTACAACTGAATGCCATGGCTCTGCATGTTTTGGCCACAATGTCACTTGTACTAATAAAATTACTTTGTCCTTTGTTCTCTGAGGCCTGTTCAACTTCCTTTGGTTATCGAATTGCCAATAACTATCCTGAAGCTACAACTTTAGTTCTTACATCAGATAATTACAgggtacattttatatatatagttATTTATAAATTTTCCAATAACACTTACTTGATAAAAGGAGcaaccataaaaaacatattggcCGCCGTCCTGCCTTTTGGAGTCATAGTTTTCTTGGAAGGAATGTCAGCTACTGGGAACCACTCAACAGATTTTATTTCCTTTCGAGTTCTTGGTTTGAACACAGTGTCCTTTTTCACTCCTCCAACTATGTACAACCGGACATACTGTTCATTAATTGTTGATTCAATATATTCATTTTCATTAACCATTGTGCTAATATCAAATCCTGTCTCTTCAAAAACCTGAAAATATATAAAAGAGAATGGTTTCAAAATCAGTGAGTTGCTAACAAACTTCTAGCCTGTGCTGGTATACACTCTGACTTACCTCACGAACTGCACAACGCATAGGTTCTTCATCTTTGTTCATCTTGCCTTTAGGAAACCCCCAAGACGATTTTGTTGAATAACCTTGTACTAGAAGCATTTGTGTGAGATCCTCATTAAGCAATATTGCACCAAATGTAGGTActtcatttttgtacttcttccatTGGTCAAGAACACTGTCTAAGTTGGCAGCGTGGGGTTTTAAAGAAGGTACATGATTAAAGATGTGTGCTGCAAAATCCTTCATACTGCATGgttccattttcttttcttctgtacaGTAAAAGTCTAGATAAAACCAGTATGCAAGTTCAATCTGGAAGCACACTCTTACAAGCTCCTCCCTCTCCTCTTTCGGCAGATTGATGATGAACCGGCTGTAAGCAAATAATAACTAAATTATGATACTGTCGATTATAATGCATCATATCTGACATCTTAATCATGGCAGCTGGACGTAAGAAAATAATTAAAGACCCTGCCTTAATCATCAGCATACTCTCTGCATGAAATATATTTTTGCCTAGGTGCAGACCTAGGTATAATTCTGTAAGGCAGATCACTGGTGACAATGGATGTATACTTTAATGTTAAAATGAAAAGGGCAAGCCCTGTCTAGCAAGTGATGGAATGGGAAACAACATTTAACCGCCCTTGAGCTGAATTGAAAGAATGGTATTTACTGCAGTATCTATGAAGTAAGAAAGAAAGGTTTTATCTAACATGTACTGTTCATCCTATAATCAGCACGAATATTTGACAAGAGAGTTAAAAACTGAAGGTAATTATCGTAAGAAAATCTctttctcttgtgtgtgtgtgtgtgtgtgtgtgtgtgt
The genomic region above belongs to Schistocerca americana isolate TAMUIC-IGC-003095 chromosome 7, iqSchAmer2.1, whole genome shotgun sequence and contains:
- the LOC124622659 gene encoding m7GpppN-mRNA hydrolase isoform X2 yields the protein MGKTEHSMPIGVLDDLCSRFIINLPKEEREELVRVCFQIELAYWFYLDFYCTEEKKMEPCSMKDFAAHIFNHVPSLKPHAANLDSVLDQWKKYKNEVPTFGAILLNEDLTQMLLVQGYSTKSSWGFPKGKMNKDEEPMRCAVREVFEETGFDISTMVNENEYIESTINEQYVRLYIVGGVKKDTVFKPRTRKEIKSVEWFPVADIPSKKTMTPKGRTAANMFFMVAPFIKRIRRWIAEKQQQPPSQQQLQLLQQQQQPPPKFDRNKIIIDVDDSQSSKNRKQQQFSQALQMMRKILVSW
- the LOC124622659 gene encoding m7GpppN-mRNA hydrolase isoform X1 produces the protein MGKTEHSMPIGVLDDLCSRFIINLPKEEREELVRVCFQIELAYWFYLDFYCTEEKKMEPCSMKDFAAHIFNHVPSLKPHAANLDSVLDQWKKYKNEVPTFGAILLNEDLTQMLLVQGYSTKSSWGFPKGKMNKDEEPMRCAVREVFEETGFDISTMVNENEYIESTINEQYVRLYIVGGVKKDTVFKPRTRKEIKSVEWFPVADIPSKKTMTPKGRTAANMFFMVAPFIKRIRRWIAEKQQQPPSQQQLQLLQQQQQPPPKFDRNKIIIDVDDSQSSKNRKQQQFSQALQADIHDIQMIRQQKSTAGPRSPSHIVQKNDNVRGRKAPFKRQLFVDDEKNSGKLVVNSGIGITTDKWGSPSWANFRFDYEAIMKCFD